In the genome of Vibrio sp. 16, one region contains:
- a CDS encoding ATP-binding cassette domain-containing protein, protein MPVIQAHKISYQFNNGDVLFENISCTLSARRVGLVGRNGIGKSYFADMLAQKRTPTSGSVVTSASVACYSQLPSQLLESSMSIAEFLGYQERLHAIERIEKGDCDPKWFEIVGESWQLKQALNNELEALGLPPNPYFSCRSLSGGQLARLQLWKLFQSDVELLILDEPSNHLDQLAKQWLIAQMNQFQGHLVLVSHDRQLLRQMDQIWELSQLGLTQYGGNFDAYEEQKQRERSALERQLDAVRGEQHRLEVQAQKNREKAQQRESQGNKIRKSGSQSKLILDGMKNSAENSVSNRHKNENSRRTKLEQKERALSERYEHVKQQRLYLEQGESGRGNVFNMVAAVLPFGVGTPFNLALEAGSKLHLSGGNGSGKSTLLKVLSGEMGLKSGELHVNRAVCYLDQHFGLLSVERSLLSNMTHHCEGMLESDARTLLAGIGFRTDSVFRLVGELSGGEKMKLAMLIVSHQPQSPILLLDEPDNHLDLDSKQMLADALKRYQGAFILVSHDEDFVRESGVERIFTLTT, encoded by the coding sequence ATGCCAGTTATACAAGCGCACAAAATCAGTTATCAGTTCAACAACGGCGATGTGCTGTTCGAAAATATTTCATGCACTCTGTCAGCAAGGCGAGTGGGTTTAGTCGGAAGAAATGGGATTGGTAAATCCTACTTTGCGGACATGCTCGCTCAAAAACGCACGCCGACCTCGGGAAGTGTCGTTACTTCGGCCAGTGTCGCGTGCTACAGCCAATTGCCGTCTCAGCTACTTGAAAGCTCGATGAGTATTGCCGAGTTTCTCGGCTATCAAGAGAGGCTCCACGCAATTGAACGCATTGAAAAGGGCGATTGCGATCCTAAATGGTTCGAGATTGTCGGTGAAAGTTGGCAGCTTAAACAGGCGTTAAATAACGAGTTAGAAGCCCTTGGCTTACCACCTAACCCCTATTTTTCTTGCAGGAGCTTGAGTGGTGGTCAACTGGCCAGATTGCAGTTGTGGAAGCTGTTTCAGTCCGACGTCGAACTGCTCATTTTGGATGAGCCTTCTAACCACCTTGATCAATTGGCAAAGCAGTGGTTGATCGCGCAGATGAATCAATTCCAAGGTCATCTTGTGTTGGTCAGTCACGATCGACAGTTGCTACGGCAAATGGACCAGATTTGGGAGCTGAGCCAACTGGGGCTAACCCAATATGGGGGCAATTTCGATGCGTATGAGGAGCAGAAACAGCGCGAGCGTAGTGCACTCGAGCGCCAACTGGATGCGGTAAGAGGAGAGCAGCATCGACTGGAGGTTCAAGCGCAGAAAAATCGCGAAAAAGCGCAGCAGCGAGAGTCTCAAGGGAACAAAATACGCAAATCAGGCAGCCAATCTAAGTTGATCCTCGATGGCATGAAGAACAGCGCGGAAAATTCGGTGTCGAATCGGCACAAAAACGAGAACAGTCGCCGAACCAAGCTAGAGCAAAAAGAGCGGGCGCTCAGTGAACGCTATGAACACGTTAAGCAGCAAAGGCTATACCTTGAACAAGGGGAATCTGGGCGCGGTAATGTATTCAACATGGTGGCGGCGGTGCTTCCTTTTGGAGTGGGTACCCCTTTTAATCTCGCGCTGGAGGCGGGCAGCAAGTTGCACCTTTCAGGTGGGAATGGTTCGGGGAAATCTACGCTACTCAAAGTGTTGTCGGGGGAGATGGGCTTAAAAAGCGGAGAGCTGCATGTCAATCGCGCGGTTTGTTATCTTGACCAGCATTTTGGCTTGCTGAGTGTGGAGCGTTCACTCCTTAGCAACATGACGCACCACTGTGAAGGGATGCTAGAAAGTGACGCGCGAACATTGCTTGCCGGGATTGGCTTTCGTACGGACAGCGTATTTCGGTTGGTGGGTGAGCTCAGTGGCGGTGAGAAGATGAAATTGGCGATGCTGATCGTTAGTCATCAGCCTCAATCACCTATTTTACTACTCGATGAGCCAGACAATCACTTAGATCTCGACTCGAAGCAGATGCTGGCTGATGCGTTAAAACGCTACCAAGGCGCCTTTATTCTTGTCAGCCATGATGAGGATTTTGTTCGCGAGAGTGGGGTTGAACGCATTTTTACTCTTACGACCTAA
- the napG gene encoding ferredoxin-type protein NapG produces the protein MTDAKSKTSQSRRRFLRDAARTAAGVGAAATVLGLQSMQSQARDGSGVPIRPPGALPKGEFEKACIRCGLCVQACPYDTLKLATLLSSVESGTPYFNAREIPCEMCEDIPCVPVCPTGALDPNLTNIDDARMGTAVLIDHESCLNWQGLRCDVCYRVCPLIDEAITLEHVRNERTGYHAKLIPTVHSDKCTGCGKCEEACVTEVAAIKIIPTELAKGKMGAHYQLGWEEIKKPLENSAPEVPTEALETLGGKL, from the coding sequence ATGACGGATGCAAAATCAAAAACATCGCAAAGCCGACGTCGATTTTTACGAGATGCGGCAAGAACGGCAGCGGGCGTTGGTGCGGCTGCGACGGTACTTGGGCTTCAGTCGATGCAAAGCCAAGCAAGAGATGGTTCTGGTGTGCCGATCAGGCCACCGGGTGCTCTGCCAAAAGGCGAGTTTGAAAAAGCGTGCATTCGCTGTGGATTGTGCGTACAAGCCTGTCCATATGATACCCTAAAGCTTGCCACACTACTCTCATCGGTCGAGTCAGGCACGCCGTATTTTAATGCGCGGGAAATCCCGTGTGAGATGTGTGAAGACATTCCGTGTGTCCCTGTTTGTCCGACTGGTGCGCTAGACCCTAACTTAACCAATATCGATGATGCTCGCATGGGCACCGCGGTGCTTATCGACCATGAAAGCTGTTTGAACTGGCAGGGGCTGCGCTGTGATGTGTGTTACCGAGTTTGCCCCTTGATTGATGAAGCAATCACGCTTGAACATGTTCGCAATGAACGTACAGGGTATCACGCCAAACTTATTCCCACTGTTCACTCAGATAAATGCACCGGCTGTGGTAAATGTGAAGAAGCGTGTGTCACTGAAGTGGCGGCGATTAAAATTATTCCGACAGAATTGGCCAAAGGCAAAATGGGCGCTCACTATCAGCTTGGTTGGGAAGAGATCAAAAAGCCACTAGAGAACAGTGCGCCTGAAGTGCCGACCGAAGCGCTGGAAACCTTGGGAGGGAAGTTGTAA
- a CDS encoding nucleotidyltransferase domain-containing protein — translation MFENKGLTSQGYIDNPYSVEHVQLEFTPVVEQMLRRLKETFPDQLHSVYLYGSVPRGNAVFGQSDLDASVVFHQPLSSNDHKQLQRIANELTLQYSAISKLDFDPGHLQEVLAEEEEYRWQFWLKHCCCCLWGEDLSTGFRLHKPSLRIAWQLNEDLPQVLESSRESIQAQDGKASAKVLGKKLLRSAYLLVAEQDNSWLSDLDSIAKVLRQYYPDDVTSIELCLRLAQGECGNVHRINELISGFGYKVVKQIEKAKA, via the coding sequence ATGTTTGAAAATAAAGGACTCACTAGCCAAGGCTATATTGATAACCCATACAGCGTTGAACATGTTCAGCTGGAGTTTACTCCGGTAGTCGAGCAAATGCTGCGACGCTTGAAAGAGACCTTTCCAGACCAGCTGCATAGCGTTTATCTCTATGGCAGTGTGCCAAGGGGAAATGCTGTGTTTGGCCAGTCAGATTTGGATGCGTCCGTGGTTTTCCATCAACCGCTTTCTTCAAATGACCATAAGCAGCTGCAACGTATTGCCAATGAGCTAACTTTGCAATATTCCGCCATTAGCAAGCTGGACTTTGACCCTGGGCACCTACAAGAAGTGCTGGCTGAAGAGGAGGAGTATCGTTGGCAGTTTTGGCTCAAACATTGCTGTTGCTGCTTATGGGGAGAAGATCTATCGACTGGATTTCGTCTTCATAAACCGAGCTTACGGATCGCTTGGCAGCTCAATGAGGATCTTCCGCAGGTATTGGAATCGTCGCGTGAATCTATTCAAGCTCAAGATGGAAAAGCTAGTGCTAAAGTGTTGGGTAAAAAACTGCTGCGCAGTGCCTATTTACTTGTCGCAGAGCAAGACAATAGCTGGTTGAGTGATTTGGACTCCATCGCCAAGGTTTTGCGCCAATACTACCCTGATGATGTCACATCCATAGAACTTTGTTTGCGTTTAGCGCAAGGGGAGTGTGGAAATGTGCATCGTATCAATGAGTTAATCTCTGGCTTTGGCTATAAAGTAGTAAAACAAATAGAAAAAGCGAAAGCGTGA
- a CDS encoding MazG nucleotide pyrophosphohydrolase domain-containing protein translates to MKLSELQNHIKEFDYAPEQSEHYFLKLIEEVGELSEAIRSGTGGQPSFEELKGSVAEELYDVLYYVCALANIHGVDLEATHTMKEVLNKEKYNR, encoded by the coding sequence ATGAAGTTATCGGAGCTGCAAAACCACATAAAAGAGTTCGATTATGCCCCTGAACAATCCGAGCACTACTTCTTAAAACTGATTGAAGAGGTAGGGGAGTTGTCGGAAGCGATTCGTAGTGGCACTGGCGGGCAACCAAGCTTTGAAGAACTTAAAGGCTCGGTAGCAGAAGAGTTATACGATGTTTTGTACTATGTCTGCGCGCTTGCCAATATTCACGGTGTGGATCTGGAGGCTACCCACACCATGAAAGAAGTGCTTAATAAAGAGAAGTACAATCGTTGA
- a CDS encoding HAD family hydrolase codes for MEITVEQYQAFLFDMDGTLVNSEPLKGLALAKACADYGAEVDFNIYKQVMGESWPVVTGHFFQHAGISPDLAEFNTHFRAYYEALLASELELNHGALTYLQYLKKQGKTCAVVSSAATWMVDNILRALDLDELFDVVITQEHVSKHKPDPEAYLLALSQLDLPTEAAVIFEDSHAGVSAGVSAGCDVVAVHHSFNGNNDLSQSIKQISSFQELLV; via the coding sequence ATGGAGATAACCGTGGAGCAGTACCAAGCGTTTTTGTTTGATATGGACGGAACTTTAGTCAATTCGGAACCGTTAAAAGGGTTGGCGCTGGCAAAAGCGTGCGCGGACTATGGAGCAGAGGTCGATTTCAATATTTACAAGCAAGTGATGGGTGAAAGCTGGCCTGTGGTCACAGGGCATTTCTTTCAACATGCGGGTATTTCGCCTGATTTGGCTGAATTTAATACGCATTTTCGAGCTTACTATGAGGCATTGCTTGCCAGTGAATTGGAGCTCAATCATGGAGCTTTGACTTATCTTCAATATCTCAAAAAGCAAGGTAAAACATGCGCTGTTGTTAGCTCTGCGGCCACTTGGATGGTCGACAACATTTTACGGGCACTAGACCTTGATGAACTGTTTGATGTCGTGATCACTCAAGAGCATGTTTCCAAACACAAACCTGACCCTGAAGCTTATTTATTGGCACTTTCTCAACTGGACTTACCTACAGAGGCGGCGGTGATTTTCGAAGATTCTCACGCAGGGGTAAGCGCGGGTGTTTCGGCAGGCTGTGATGTGGTTGCAGTTCATCATAGCTTTAATGGTAACAATGATTTGAGCCAGTCGATTAAACAAATCAGCAGTTTTCAGGAGCTGTTAGTTTAA
- a CDS encoding ASCH domain-containing protein — protein sequence MEEIYEDYFQSYTSTLSASQLAEIDGVETTYFCDDEYNTNECARLVSIGKKRATCSVKEAYKIEGEPLPKVGQHQIVLDWEKNPVCIVKITDVDFCPFGQVSREFAESEGEGDGTYEWWYKAHNDFFTKDCASAYGIEFNDSTELVLVTFELVYK from the coding sequence ATGGAAGAAATATATGAAGACTATTTTCAGTCTTACACCAGCACTTTATCAGCGTCTCAACTCGCGGAGATTGACGGCGTAGAAACCACCTATTTTTGTGATGATGAGTACAACACCAATGAGTGTGCCAGACTTGTTTCAATTGGCAAAAAGCGCGCGACGTGCAGCGTGAAAGAAGCCTATAAAATTGAAGGAGAGCCGCTACCTAAAGTTGGTCAACACCAAATTGTATTGGATTGGGAAAAGAACCCAGTCTGTATTGTCAAAATCACCGATGTGGATTTTTGTCCGTTTGGGCAGGTCAGCCGAGAGTTCGCTGAGTCGGAAGGCGAAGGGGATGGCACTTACGAGTGGTGGTACAAAGCACACAATGACTTTTTTACTAAAGATTGCGCGTCTGCGTATGGCATTGAGTTTAACGACTCGACGGAACTTGTCCTTGTGACTTTTGAGCTTGTCTACAAGTGA
- the napH gene encoding quinol dehydrogenase ferredoxin subunit NapH, whose product MAKNLAKDAGKDAIKTLGWWQAHRFLLLRRLCQLTIVALFMAGPTLGLLKGNLSSSNLFDVIPMSDPLIVLQTLAAGHLPEITALMGVAIVVIFYALISPRAFCGWVCPMNMVTDLAAFLRRKLNIKTSYRWSPQLRYWLIPVLLIGSAVSGSVLWAWIDPVAALHRGLVFGFGASWVLVGLVFVLDLLLVEHGWCGRLCPLGATYGVIGRKSLLRVAAVRREDCTKCMDCYYVCPEPDVLRQPLKEGDKRVLDQNCISCGRCIDVCAEKVFEFQNRITVKQID is encoded by the coding sequence ATGGCTAAGAACCTTGCTAAAGATGCCGGAAAAGACGCGATAAAAACCTTAGGCTGGTGGCAAGCGCACCGTTTTTTGCTGCTTAGACGACTCTGTCAGTTAACGATCGTCGCTTTGTTTATGGCAGGACCAACGCTAGGATTACTAAAAGGCAATCTCTCCTCAAGTAACTTGTTTGATGTGATTCCAATGAGTGATCCTCTGATTGTGTTACAAACCCTAGCCGCAGGGCACTTACCTGAAATCACGGCGCTAATGGGCGTAGCCATTGTGGTGATTTTCTATGCGCTAATCAGCCCAAGGGCATTTTGTGGCTGGGTTTGCCCGATGAACATGGTCACCGATCTGGCGGCGTTTTTGCGTCGTAAACTCAATATCAAAACCAGCTACCGTTGGTCGCCCCAGCTGCGCTACTGGTTGATTCCCGTATTGCTGATCGGCAGTGCCGTCTCGGGCAGTGTTTTATGGGCTTGGATTGATCCTGTTGCTGCGCTGCATCGCGGGCTGGTATTTGGATTTGGGGCGAGCTGGGTGCTGGTTGGCTTGGTGTTTGTGCTCGATTTGCTGTTGGTTGAACACGGCTGGTGTGGCCGTTTATGTCCACTGGGGGCGACTTACGGGGTGATAGGGCGAAAGAGCTTGCTGCGAGTGGCTGCTGTTCGCCGTGAAGATTGCACTAAATGTATGGATTGCTATTACGTTTGCCCCGAACCGGATGTGCTGCGTCAACCGCTGAAAGAAGGTGATAAACGCGTCTTAGACCAGAACTGCATCAGTTGTGGGCGGTGTATTGATGTGTGTGCTGAGAAGGTGTTTGAGTTTCAAAACCGAATTACAGTAAAGCAGATTGATTAA
- a CDS encoding HAD family hydrolase, whose amino-acid sequence MKSIVLIDFDGVIRQWPGNEVSQAEAVLGVSQGALYSCAFSTELLNLAVCGEISHQQWCDRVTEQLARHWGEEAAAQLVKIWNQAEWFIDTPLIEGIRHHTPESKLVLVTNGTSQLEADLASVSLQDSFDLVVSSSHIGVAKPDRLFFEIALQLAGGNPVNAVFIDDSEANVAAAKAMGIDSHVYNNSDDALAFVREHF is encoded by the coding sequence TTGAAGAGTATTGTATTAATTGATTTTGATGGGGTGATTAGGCAGTGGCCGGGTAATGAAGTTTCTCAGGCAGAAGCGGTGCTAGGGGTTTCTCAGGGCGCATTGTATTCGTGTGCGTTTTCTACCGAACTATTGAATTTAGCGGTATGCGGTGAGATTTCTCATCAGCAATGGTGTGACAGAGTCACTGAGCAACTGGCGCGCCACTGGGGTGAGGAGGCTGCAGCACAGTTGGTTAAAATATGGAATCAAGCGGAGTGGTTTATTGATACGCCGCTAATAGAAGGGATTCGTCACCATACCCCTGAGAGTAAACTCGTATTGGTGACTAACGGTACGTCTCAGTTAGAAGCAGACCTCGCCTCTGTTTCATTGCAAGATAGCTTTGATCTTGTTGTTAGCTCCTCACATATTGGTGTCGCTAAGCCTGACCGACTGTTTTTTGAGATTGCGCTGCAACTGGCCGGAGGCAATCCCGTCAATGCGGTGTTTATTGATGATAGCGAGGCTAACGTGGCTGCCGCCAAAGCGATGGGGATCGACAGTCACGTCTACAATAACAGCGATGATGCGTTAGCCTTTGTACGCGAGCACTTTTAA
- the fdhF gene encoding formate dehydrogenase subunit alpha — MIEIIIDGKYRIVEEGSTLLEAAKVCGVEIPSLCGLNKSNQKVPCDLCVVEVESGGTQRACELEVYRGLNVKTQSDQLSEHRRQALNRIMQDHYADCEAPCKTACPAGVDIQSYLYFIAQNDHKKAIEVIKRTLPMPLSIGRVCPAFCESECRRSLVDESIAIRQLKRHAADADLAAQEAYTPEKKADKNLSIAIVGSGPGGLTAGYYLSNEGYDVTVFESMPKAGGWLRYGIPEYRLPKTILDKEIELMCRNGMQIKTEQKLGENLSLSQLSDDYDAVCLAVGASLAVEMKYPGSELAGCYLGVDYLKDFVTEQTYTTGEKVAVIGGGNTAIDCARTARRAGADTTIIYRRTREEMPAEDYEIEEAEHEGVKFLFLTNPAENIADETGHVKEVRLERMALGEPDASGRRRPEPTGEFFTQAFDTVIAAVSQKPDLSFLEGDDLSIPLTRWNTSESDPQTMHTGTGNIFSIGDFRRGPATAVEAVGDGRIAAKAIDLFLNGDMADMPAPAFNSRKEQKLAQVDPIHFESFQKVARSIMPELTPAQREQSFDEIELGFDNEEAIKEAARCLECGCQANTSCDLRDYSTEYGAEQHFELGLEVKSHQDWLNVRAKDSRHKFSVDRSSEFIEFDANRCISCGQCIQACSEQAVHGILNFVHDQHGRPALRPDDRPHFGSSKNGRLLMGDSNCVQCGACVQACPTGAMVDSRDRAQGREEVLKKVDTICTYCGVGCKLTMHVDEANNQIMHVTGAHSPVNEGMLCVKGRFGFDFISDDARLTTPLIRKDGWLQPASWDDAIALIAKKFTAIKQDFGGNALAGFSSAKTTNEDNYAFQKFIRRELGTNNIDHCARLCHASSVTGLEASLGSGAMTNDIPSIKHSDVIFIIGSDTTSAHPIIASHIKQAIRHHGARLIVADPKRIDMADHAELYLAHRPGTDVMLLNGIMQQIIKNGWYDQEYIEERVDGFDTLLQEVMSPAYALDKVELVTGVSGDDIFAMARMIGTAERTAVYYSMGITQHTTGHDNVRSIANLQLLCGNIGIEGGGINPLRGQSNVQGACDMGALPNNYPGYQKVYNPMIRQKFAIEWDAPNLPSEPGLTLTEIIDGACNREVRGLYIMGENPVLSDPNQAHVIEGLETLDFLVVQDIFLTETAQYADVVLPSCSFAEKSGHFTNTERRVQRVNPAVKAPGEAKEDWWIIQQIANAMGGDWHYKEVSDITSEIARVTPQYAGLRWEAITPDGVQWPSNKNNPNGTRIMHQTQFTRGKGQMVGVPFRYAAELPDEDFPLVLTTGRVLEQFHTGTMTRKTKGLDNLAGPRAMISVQDAEALGISNGQRLRVSTRRGSIEIDAFVTKRIQQGVVFIPFHFVESPVNRLTTTATDPHAKIPEFKVAAVKVETVEPQATH, encoded by the coding sequence ATGATAGAAATCATAATCGACGGCAAATATCGAATTGTGGAAGAGGGTTCAACCCTTCTAGAAGCAGCCAAAGTGTGTGGGGTAGAGATCCCTTCTTTATGCGGGCTAAATAAATCTAATCAGAAAGTGCCTTGCGACTTGTGTGTGGTAGAGGTAGAAAGCGGCGGCACTCAGCGCGCCTGCGAACTCGAAGTCTACCGCGGTCTGAATGTTAAAACGCAATCAGACCAGTTAAGCGAGCATCGCCGTCAAGCGCTCAACCGCATCATGCAAGATCACTATGCTGACTGCGAAGCGCCGTGCAAAACTGCCTGCCCAGCTGGGGTAGACATCCAATCGTACCTTTACTTCATCGCACAAAACGATCATAAAAAAGCGATTGAAGTGATTAAACGCACGCTGCCGATGCCACTATCGATTGGCCGCGTTTGCCCTGCCTTTTGTGAAAGTGAATGTCGCCGCTCCTTGGTGGATGAGTCAATTGCCATTCGTCAATTAAAACGCCACGCCGCAGATGCCGACCTAGCAGCACAAGAAGCCTACACGCCAGAAAAGAAAGCCGATAAAAACCTCTCTATCGCCATTGTCGGCAGTGGCCCGGGTGGCTTAACGGCGGGCTATTACCTTTCCAACGAAGGCTATGACGTAACCGTATTTGAGTCGATGCCAAAAGCAGGCGGTTGGCTTCGTTATGGCATTCCTGAATATCGACTACCAAAAACGATCCTCGATAAAGAAATCGAACTAATGTGCCGCAATGGTATGCAGATCAAAACCGAGCAAAAGCTAGGCGAAAACCTCTCTCTGAGCCAGTTGAGTGACGACTATGATGCGGTCTGCCTCGCCGTTGGTGCTTCCTTAGCGGTCGAGATGAAATACCCAGGCAGTGAGCTTGCTGGCTGCTATCTTGGGGTTGACTACCTAAAAGACTTTGTCACCGAGCAAACCTACACCACAGGTGAAAAAGTGGCGGTAATTGGTGGCGGTAATACCGCGATTGACTGCGCGAGAACCGCTCGCCGCGCAGGGGCAGACACCACAATTATCTATCGCCGGACGCGCGAAGAGATGCCAGCAGAAGATTACGAAATTGAAGAGGCGGAGCACGAAGGCGTTAAGTTCCTGTTTCTAACCAACCCTGCTGAAAACATTGCAGATGAAACCGGCCACGTTAAAGAAGTTCGCTTAGAACGAATGGCGCTGGGCGAGCCCGATGCGTCAGGTCGCCGCAGACCAGAGCCAACCGGAGAGTTTTTCACTCAAGCATTTGATACCGTGATTGCCGCTGTCTCACAAAAGCCTGATTTAAGCTTTCTAGAAGGCGACGATTTATCGATTCCATTAACTCGGTGGAACACGTCCGAGTCTGACCCACAGACCATGCACACGGGTACAGGCAATATCTTCAGTATTGGTGATTTTCGCCGCGGCCCAGCGACGGCTGTTGAAGCGGTTGGAGATGGCCGAATCGCCGCCAAAGCGATCGACCTGTTCCTCAATGGCGACATGGCCGATATGCCAGCGCCAGCCTTCAACTCGCGTAAAGAACAAAAACTGGCGCAAGTGGACCCAATCCACTTTGAGAGCTTCCAAAAAGTGGCTCGCTCAATCATGCCAGAGCTCACCCCAGCTCAACGCGAACAGAGCTTTGATGAAATCGAGCTCGGCTTTGACAACGAAGAGGCCATCAAAGAAGCCGCGCGCTGCCTTGAATGTGGCTGCCAAGCCAACACCAGTTGCGATCTGCGAGACTACTCAACCGAGTATGGTGCAGAGCAGCACTTTGAGCTTGGCCTTGAAGTGAAAAGTCATCAAGATTGGCTCAATGTAAGAGCGAAAGATTCACGCCATAAATTCAGCGTCGACCGCAGTTCTGAGTTCATTGAGTTCGATGCCAACCGCTGCATTAGTTGCGGTCAATGCATTCAAGCCTGTAGTGAACAAGCAGTACACGGCATTCTCAACTTTGTCCATGACCAACATGGCCGCCCTGCACTGCGCCCTGATGACAGACCGCACTTTGGTTCAAGCAAAAATGGGCGCTTGCTGATGGGCGATTCCAACTGCGTTCAATGTGGTGCCTGCGTTCAAGCGTGCCCAACGGGTGCCATGGTAGACAGCCGTGACCGCGCTCAAGGACGTGAAGAAGTATTGAAGAAGGTCGACACCATTTGTACCTATTGTGGTGTGGGCTGTAAATTGACCATGCATGTCGATGAGGCAAACAACCAAATCATGCATGTCACCGGGGCACACTCTCCGGTCAATGAAGGTATGCTTTGTGTGAAAGGTCGTTTCGGCTTCGATTTTATCAGTGACGATGCCCGTTTAACCACGCCTCTGATTCGTAAAGATGGTTGGCTACAACCGGCAAGTTGGGATGATGCTATTGCGCTTATTGCTAAGAAGTTCACCGCCATCAAACAAGACTTTGGCGGTAATGCACTCGCTGGGTTCTCGTCCGCTAAAACCACCAACGAAGATAACTACGCCTTCCAGAAGTTTATTCGCCGTGAGCTTGGCACCAACAATATCGACCACTGCGCGCGCTTGTGCCACGCCTCCAGCGTTACTGGTCTCGAAGCTTCTCTGGGTAGTGGTGCCATGACTAATGACATCCCAAGCATCAAACACTCGGATGTGATTTTTATTATCGGCTCAGATACCACCTCGGCTCACCCTATCATCGCTTCTCACATCAAGCAGGCAATTCGCCACCACGGCGCACGCTTGATTGTCGCTGATCCTAAGCGCATTGATATGGCCGATCACGCCGAGCTTTACCTTGCTCATCGACCAGGTACAGATGTGATGCTGCTTAACGGCATCATGCAGCAAATCATCAAAAATGGTTGGTACGACCAAGAGTATATTGAGGAGCGCGTGGACGGCTTTGACACCCTACTCCAAGAAGTAATGTCTCCTGCCTATGCGTTAGACAAAGTTGAGTTGGTCACGGGTGTCAGTGGCGACGACATCTTTGCCATGGCGCGTATGATTGGTACCGCCGAGCGCACTGCGGTCTACTACTCAATGGGCATCACCCAGCATACTACCGGGCACGACAACGTGCGCTCGATTGCTAACTTACAGCTTCTTTGCGGCAACATCGGCATTGAGGGTGGCGGTATCAACCCGCTGCGTGGTCAATCCAACGTGCAAGGTGCCTGTGATATGGGTGCGCTACCCAACAATTACCCAGGCTATCAGAAAGTCTACAACCCAATGATTCGTCAGAAGTTCGCTATTGAATGGGACGCACCAAATCTCCCTTCAGAGCCGGGGCTGACGCTAACCGAAATCATCGATGGTGCCTGTAATAGAGAGGTGCGCGGCCTTTATATCATGGGGGAAAACCCTGTACTGAGTGACCCTAATCAAGCTCACGTTATTGAAGGATTGGAGACGCTCGACTTTTTGGTGGTGCAAGACATCTTCTTAACCGAAACCGCTCAATATGCAGATGTTGTATTGCCATCTTGCTCGTTTGCCGAAAAATCAGGCCACTTCACCAACACCGAGAGGCGCGTGCAACGCGTCAATCCAGCAGTGAAAGCACCAGGGGAAGCCAAAGAAGATTGGTGGATCATTCAGCAAATCGCTAACGCCATGGGTGGGGATTGGCACTACAAAGAGGTATCAGACATCACCAGCGAAATCGCTCGCGTGACGCCACAATATGCAGGGCTTCGTTGGGAGGCGATCACCCCAGATGGCGTGCAGTGGCCAAGCAACAAAAACAACCCGAACGGCACGAGGATTATGCACCAAACCCAATTTACTCGCGGCAAAGGACAAATGGTTGGGGTGCCATTCCGCTATGCAGCCGAACTTCCGGACGAGGATTTTCCTTTAGTCCTGACGACTGGGCGTGTGCTTGAGCAGTTCCATACCGGAACCATGACGCGCAAAACCAAAGGTTTGGATAACTTAGCTGGCCCAAGAGCCATGATAAGCGTCCAAGATGCAGAAGCGCTAGGCATTAGCAATGGTCAACGCTTGCGAGTCTCCACTCGGCGCGGTTCAATTGAGATTGATGCCTTTGTGACCAAGCGAATTCAACAAGGTGTGGTGTTTATTCCATTCCATTTTGTTGAGTCGCCTGTGAACCGATTAACCACCACCGCAACCGATCCCCATGCAAAAATACCGGAGTTCAAAGTGGCTGCGGTCAAGGTAGAGACAGTAGAGCCTCAAGCTACGCACTAA